From a single Podarcis raffonei isolate rPodRaf1 chromosome 10, rPodRaf1.pri, whole genome shotgun sequence genomic region:
- the LOC128421909 gene encoding aldo-keto reductase family 1 member C3-like isoform X2: protein MALSKDRGITMNDGNKIPVLGFGTYTSDTVPKSKCEEATKIAIEFGFRLIDSAYVYETEEHMGRAIRAKIADGTIKREDIFYTGKLWSTFHRPELVRKCLEESLKKLQFDYMDLFLMHNPCSMKPGPDLFPMGEDKKLIFDNVDLQKTWEAMEACKDAGLVRSIGVCSFTRKQLEMILNKPGLKYKPVINQVECQPYRNQSMLLDFCKSNNIILEGYCVLGSQRDPRWCNTDAPPLLEDPLLVAIAKKYNKSPALVAIRYQLQRGLVVLVKADTREQIEEDIQAFTFQLSEEDMKSIDGLHKNMSYIKAEAFADHPEYYSADVE, encoded by the exons GTTCCAAAAAGTAAGTGTGAGGAGGCTACAAAGATAGCAATAGAATTCGGCTTCCGTCTTATTGATAGTGCATATGTATACGAGACAGAGGAGCACATGGGGCGGGCCATTCGTGCGAAGATTGCAGACGGAACAATAAAAAGGGAAGACATTTTCTACACTGGAAAA CTTTGGAGTACCTTCCACCGCCCTGAGCTAGTTAGGAAATGCTTAGAAGAATCCCTGAAGAAACTCCAGTTTGACTACATGGATCTGTTCTTAATGCACAATCCATGTTCTATGAAG CCTGGACCAGATTTATTTCCCATGGGAGAAGACAAAAAATTGATTTTTGACAACGTAGATCTTCAGAAGACATGGGAG GCAATGGAGGCGTGCAAAGATGCTGGCTTGGTGAGGTCCATCGGAGTGTGCAGCTTCACCCGTAAgcagctggaaatgatcctgAACAAGCCAGGATTGAAATACAAGCCAGTGATTAACCAG GTTGAATGCCAGCCTTATCGGAACCAAAGCATGCTGCTGGACTTCTGCAAGTCAAACAATATCATCCTAGAAGGATATTGTGTCCTGGGATCCCAAAGGGACCCAAGATG GTGCAATACAGATGCTCCTCCCCTGCTTGAAGACCCTCTGTTGGTTGCGATCGCCAAGAAGTACAACAAAAGCCCAGCTCTCGTGGCTATTCGCTACCAACTGCAGCGCGGCCTGGTGGTCCTAGTGAAAGCCGACACCAGAGAGCAAATTGAGGAAGACATCCAG GCATTTACTTTCCAGCTGTCTGAGGAGGATATGAAATCCATTGATGGCCTTCACAAAAACATGAGCTATATAAAAGCGGAAGC ATTTGCTGATCACCCAGAGTATTACTCAGCAGATGTGGAATAA